In one window of Eggerthella guodeyinii DNA:
- a CDS encoding ParA family protein translates to MGLFDGLKRDKKAAETVKHEKEEIVEEELIIDHIEVVERETRPMIEHQEVSSTPIKTIKEKAPVKHVVGQTKVMAIINQKGGVGKSTTAINLSAALGELGKQVLLVDLDPQGNSSSGLGIEKSQVHNCVYDVLLNDVAIEDVIIPDVGEGLDLVPATINLAGAEVELVSEMARENRLKDAVGSLRGKYDYVFIDCPPSLGLLTVNALVAADKLLIPIQCEFYALEGVTKLLDSMKRVKTRLNPTLDIFGVLLTMYDGRTTLSRQVVDEVRSYFGKTVFATLIPRTVKLSEAPSFGQPITQYDPTGKGAQSYMNLAKEVVQRG, encoded by the coding sequence GGTCTCAAACGAGACAAAAAAGCAGCAGAGACTGTCAAGCATGAAAAGGAAGAGATTGTAGAGGAAGAGTTGATCATCGACCATATCGAAGTGGTCGAACGAGAGACGCGCCCTATGATCGAGCATCAGGAAGTGTCTTCCACTCCTATCAAGACCATCAAGGAGAAGGCGCCCGTCAAACATGTGGTTGGTCAGACGAAGGTCATGGCTATCATCAACCAAAAAGGCGGCGTCGGAAAATCCACGACTGCGATCAACCTTTCTGCCGCGTTGGGCGAGCTTGGCAAGCAGGTGCTGTTGGTGGATCTCGATCCTCAAGGCAACTCCTCAAGTGGGTTGGGTATCGAGAAGAGCCAGGTTCACAACTGCGTGTACGACGTGCTGCTGAACGACGTGGCAATCGAGGATGTTATCATCCCGGATGTGGGCGAAGGCCTCGACCTCGTACCAGCCACGATTAACCTCGCAGGGGCAGAAGTAGAGCTCGTATCCGAGATGGCCCGTGAGAATCGCTTAAAAGACGCCGTAGGAAGCCTTCGCGGCAAGTACGACTATGTATTTATCGATTGCCCGCCTTCTCTCGGCTTACTGACGGTCAACGCATTGGTGGCTGCTGACAAGCTGTTGATACCTATTCAGTGCGAGTTTTACGCGCTGGAAGGTGTGACAAAACTCCTTGATTCAATGAAACGTGTCAAAACTCGCCTTAATCCCACGCTCGATATCTTCGGCGTGCTGCTGACGATGTACGACGGCCGCACCACGCTTTCGCGTCAGGTTGTGGACGAAGTACGCAGCTATTTCGGTAAAACGGTCTTCGCGACGCTCATTCCCCGTACGGTCAAGCTTTCCGAGGCGCCTAGCTTCGGCCAGCCCATCACTCAGTACGATCCGACGGGTAAGGGTGCTCAATCGTATATGAACCTCGCAAAGGAAGTGGTACAACGTGGCTAA